From Methylocystis sp. ATCC 49242, one genomic window encodes:
- the istA gene encoding IS21 family transposase: MFTVELYARVRRAVMAEGLSRREAARRFGVHRNTITKMLQYSVPPGYRRRERPISKKLGPYMAWIDKVLADDRLVHAKQRHTAQRIFERLRDEEGFSGGYTIVREYVAQAQLRSREMFIPLSHRPGNAQADFGEADAYIAGRKVRFHYFCMDLPHSDGCFVKAYPAETAEAFCDGHVAAFAFFGGVPQSILYDNTRLAVARIVKGGERLRSQMFAELQSHYLFADRFGRPGKGNDKGKVEGLVGYVRRNFMTPLPVAESFEALNARFLDACTKRRRAILRGQSTPIGERMQADMAAFLPAPPAPYDACHKVATRVSSMALVRYRNNDYSVPTRFGHREALAKGYVDRVEIVCGGETIAVHARSYGKAEFIYNPLHYLALLEHKSRALDQAAPLDDWRLADCVHRLRRLMEARMGNSGRREFIQVLRLMEDFHQHQVEQAVAEALRLGAISFDAVKMLLLARLENRPARLDLTFYPYLPAATVGATDPRAYLGLVAGASVIAGVMDSNAGGPA; the protein is encoded by the coding sequence ATGTTCACAGTGGAACTCTATGCCCGGGTGAGACGCGCGGTGATGGCGGAAGGGCTGAGCCGGCGGGAAGCGGCCAGGCGCTTCGGCGTGCACCGCAATACGATCACGAAGATGCTTCAATATTCGGTTCCGCCGGGGTATCGGCGTCGGGAGCGGCCGATCTCGAAGAAGCTGGGGCCGTATATGGCCTGGATCGACAAGGTCCTGGCGGATGATCGGCTTGTTCACGCCAAGCAGCGTCATACGGCACAGCGGATATTCGAACGGCTGCGGGACGAAGAAGGGTTTTCCGGCGGTTACACGATCGTCCGGGAATATGTCGCGCAGGCGCAGTTGCGGTCGCGCGAGATGTTTATTCCACTCAGCCATCGACCGGGGAATGCGCAGGCGGATTTTGGCGAGGCGGACGCCTATATCGCCGGCAGGAAGGTCCGCTTTCATTATTTTTGCATGGACCTGCCGCATTCGGACGGCTGCTTCGTCAAGGCCTATCCGGCGGAGACGGCGGAAGCCTTCTGCGACGGCCATGTCGCGGCCTTCGCCTTCTTTGGCGGCGTCCCCCAGTCCATTCTTTACGACAATACGCGTCTCGCGGTCGCCAGGATCGTGAAGGGTGGAGAGCGTCTGCGTTCGCAAATGTTTGCGGAACTCCAGAGCCATTACCTTTTTGCTGATCGCTTTGGCCGGCCCGGCAAGGGGAATGACAAGGGCAAGGTCGAGGGGCTTGTCGGCTATGTCCGGCGCAACTTCATGACGCCACTGCCCGTGGCGGAGAGTTTCGAGGCGCTGAACGCGAGGTTCCTGGACGCCTGCACGAAACGACGGCGGGCGATCCTGCGCGGCCAGTCGACGCCGATCGGCGAACGCATGCAGGCGGATATGGCGGCATTCCTGCCGGCGCCGCCGGCTCCCTATGACGCCTGTCACAAGGTCGCGACGCGCGTGTCGTCGATGGCGCTGGTGCGCTACCGCAACAACGATTACTCGGTCCCGACGCGCTTCGGCCATCGGGAGGCGCTGGCCAAGGGCTATGTCGATCGGGTCGAGATTGTCTGCGGCGGGGAGACCATCGCCGTGCATGCGCGCAGCTACGGCAAGGCCGAGTTCATCTACAACCCGCTGCATTATCTCGCCCTGCTCGAACACAAGAGCCGCGCGCTCGATCAGGCCGCGCCGCTCGACGACTGGCGGCTTGCCGACTGCGTGCATCGTCTGCGGCGGCTGATGGAGGCGCGCATGGGGAATAGCGGGCGCCGCGAGTTCATCCAGGTGCTGCGGCTGATGGAGGACTTTCATCAGCATCAGGTCGAACAGGCGGTCGCGGAGGCGCTGCGTCTTGGCGCGATCAGCTTTGACGCAGTGAAGATGCTGCTGCTGGCCAGGCTGGAGAACCGGCCCGCGCGGCTCGATCTGACATTCTACCCCTACCTGCCGGCGGCTACGGTCGGCGCGACGGATCCGCGCGCCTATCTCGGGCTCGTCGCCGGCGCGAGCGTCATCGCGGGCGTCATGGACTCGAACGCGGGGGGGCCGGCATGA
- a CDS encoding efflux RND transporter periplasmic adaptor subunit gives MTLARLRASPRVAWLLTGLCGAAAAAAYALSGGAQNGAAPPPPPPAVTTAHPVSETVPRWDEYTGRFEASQRVEVRPRVSGAIDKINFTDGQLVKAGDLLFTIDPRPYQIAVDSARAEVARSQAQSAMLSKDLARGESLVPGGAITRRDVEQRRGGSDSARAQLLGAEAALRNAELNLEWTQLRAPISGRISDRRIDIGNLVQAGTSLLTTIVKLDPIHFVFDMSEADYLRHARANAERQREKPGAPTLAFVRLADETEWKRAGAVDFMDNQLNPRSGTIRVRAVLDNKDLLLTPGAFGRVRVSGGEVAALLVPDAAIASDQVSKIVFVVTPDLKVAAKPVTLGQLHKGLRVVLSGLDANDNVIIGGVANPMVRPGALVAPTQGVIASKTR, from the coding sequence ATGACACTTGCGCGCCTGAGAGCGTCTCCGCGCGTCGCCTGGCTTCTTACCGGCTTGTGCGGCGCCGCCGCGGCCGCCGCCTACGCCCTCTCGGGCGGCGCGCAGAACGGCGCTGCGCCGCCGCCGCCCCCGCCCGCGGTCACAACCGCGCATCCTGTATCCGAGACGGTTCCGCGCTGGGACGAATACACGGGGCGTTTCGAGGCGTCGCAGCGGGTCGAGGTGCGGCCGCGCGTCTCAGGCGCCATCGACAAGATCAATTTCACCGACGGTCAGCTCGTGAAGGCCGGCGATCTCCTCTTCACCATCGATCCGAGGCCTTATCAGATCGCCGTCGACAGCGCGCGCGCCGAGGTCGCCCGCTCCCAGGCGCAATCGGCGATGCTGTCCAAGGATCTCGCGCGCGGCGAATCTCTTGTTCCCGGCGGCGCCATCACCCGGCGCGACGTCGAGCAGCGCCGCGGCGGCTCGGACTCCGCCAGAGCGCAACTGCTCGGCGCGGAAGCCGCGCTGCGCAACGCCGAGCTCAACCTCGAATGGACCCAGCTGCGCGCGCCGATTTCCGGCCGCATCTCGGACCGGCGCATCGACATCGGCAATCTGGTTCAGGCGGGAACGAGCCTGCTCACCACGATCGTGAAGCTCGATCCTATCCATTTCGTTTTCGACATGTCGGAGGCCGACTATCTTCGCCACGCGCGCGCGAATGCGGAACGCCAGCGGGAGAAGCCGGGCGCGCCGACGCTCGCCTTCGTGCGCCTCGCTGACGAGACCGAATGGAAACGCGCGGGCGCCGTCGACTTCATGGACAATCAGCTCAATCCGCGCTCCGGCACCATCCGCGTCCGCGCCGTGCTCGACAACAAGGATTTGCTCCTTACCCCCGGCGCCTTCGGACGCGTTCGCGTCAGTGGCGGCGAGGTTGCGGCGCTGCTCGTGCCAGACGCCGCGATCGCCTCCGATCAGGTCAGCAAGATCGTCTTCGTCGTCACGCCGGATCTGAAAGTCGCTGCGAAGCCCGTGACGCTCGGGCAGCTGCACAAGGGCTTGCGCGTCGTGCTTTCGGGACTCGACGCAAACGATAACGTGATCATCGGCGGCGTCGCCAATCCGATGGTGAGGCCCGGCGCCTTGGTCGCGCCCACGCAGGGCGTCATCGCGTCGAAGACCAGATAA